From the Euphorbia lathyris chromosome 6, ddEupLath1.1, whole genome shotgun sequence genome, one window contains:
- the LOC136234186 gene encoding uncharacterized protein At5g65660 codes for MGEQDGVYNAWPPIGAPLLNIQREEHWRHFDNSVNAVSFGFVATAILISMFLVMAIFERFLRPSSGGSGGRTTHGGDLESQMNFNPKLGHPSPKMTVYANGVSVLMPGDNVPTFIAHPAPVPCPPEQPVGCRNQLHTSSLSNPETASNASSSREEN; via the exons ATGGGGGAACAAGATGGTGTTTATAATGCTTGGCCCCCAATTGGAGCTCCATTGTTAAACATTCAAAGAGAGGAGCATTGGAGACACTTTGATAATTCTGTTAATGCTGTTTCTTTTGGGTTTGTTGCTACTGCTATTCTCATCTCTATGTTCTTAGTTATGGCTATTTTTGAAAGATTTCTCAGACCCTCATCTGGTGGTAGTGGTGGTAGAACTACTCATGGCGGCGATCTTGAATCTCAGATGAATTTCAATCCCAAGCTTGGACATCCGTCCCCCAAA ATGACTGTATATGCAAATGGTGTTTCAGTATTGATGCCTGGAGATAATGTTCCTACATTTATAGCACATCCAGCACCGGTCCCTTGTCCGCCTGAACAACCCGTTGGCTGCCGGAATCAGCTTCATACCAGTTCGTTGTCGAACCCCGAAACCGCCTCCAATGCAAGCTCGAGTCGAGAAGAAAACTAA
- the LOC136232951 gene encoding ribosomal RNA-processing protein 14, translating to MKKKLQNPVNNVDLKAIIHENSLFFDKLIELIPPRFYLPVDDKDKKWFQGLSKDEKALAKKESRENIKKARRDRLDPEKSSASTLDMLMRNLEKEKTTDETSEEEVEINPMKSGLDGNDHSATYEELRQRLHRKIEELRGGRNSSSLDKQRKRNEKWEIHQKKRKRETVSEEKKPTSNSSEEKLLNDVADATKELKFSHVKLGSEEDHAKKKMKKHSKVKEFEKAKELEEAKKNPEKGDIISKKHSWKAAEDRAKGVKVHDDPKLLKLSLKKEKKMRQKNAEKWKERIESQQKMKSEKQQTRSQNIADRIHQKKARRIAKREKKLMRPGFEGRKKDFINQPSTAGPSS from the coding sequence ATGAAGAAAAAATTGCAGAATCCTGTCAACAACGTTGATCTGAAAGCAATCATTCATGAGAATTCTTTGTTCTTTGACAAGTTGATTGAGCTCATTCCTCCTAGGTTCTATCTACCTGTTGATGATAAAGATAAGAAATGGTTCCAAGGCCTTAGCAAGGATGAAAAAGCTTTGGCAAAGAAGGAATCAAGAGAAAACATTAAGAAAGCCCGGAGAGATAGGTTAGATCCAGAGAAGTCATCCGCAAGTACTTTAGATATGCTTATGAGAAatttggaaaaagaaaaaacaactgATGAAACTTCTGAGGAAGAGGTGGAGATTAATCCAATGAAGTCTGGTCTAGACGGTAATGATCATTCAGCTACATATGAAGAACTTCGACAAAGACTTCATCGCAAAATTGAAGAGCTTCGAGGAGGAAGAAACAGTAGCAGTTTGGACAAACAAAGGAAGAGGAATGAGAAATGGGAAATTCATCAAAAGAAACGCAAGCGAGAAACAGTTTCTGAAGAGAAGAAGCCAACGTCTAACTCTTCGGAGGAAAAATTGCTGAATGATGTAGCTGATGCCACAAAAGAACTCAAGTTTAGCCATGTTAAACTTGGGAGCGAAGAAGATCATgcgaagaagaaaatgaagaagcatTCAAAGGTGAAGGAATTTGAGAAGGCAAAAGAATTGGAGGAAGCAAAGAAAAACCCGGAAAAAGGGGATATTATCTCAAAGAAGCACTCATGGAAAGCTGCTGAAGATAGAGCTAAAGGGGTTAAGGTTCACGATGATCCAAAGCTACTGAAACTGAGcttaaaaaaagagaagaagatgcGTCAAAAGAATGCAGAGAAGTGGAAGGAGCGGATTGAATCCCAACAGAAAATGAAATCAGAGAAACAGCAGACAAGATCTCAAAATATAGCGGACAGAATTCACCAGAAAAAAGCGCGGCGAATagcaaagagagagaagaaattGATGCGGCCAGGGTTTGAAGGTCGCAAGAAAGATTTCATTAATCAACCATCCACTGCAGGTCCCTCAAGCTAG